A single Aspergillus puulaauensis MK2 DNA, chromosome 7, nearly complete sequence DNA region contains:
- a CDS encoding uncharacterized protein (COG:S;~EggNog:ENOG410PH6R;~InterPro:IPR042099;~TransMembrane:2 (o22-42i163-186o)) has translation MASGASIPEQLDGLLSDVLADWNVYTSLIAGAIVTLAVVSFVTSKDPEIHPFLLARQSTAFPVRQPGESAAYRSLETPHGFPLRAGLNVKDPGAPKWTSGRNGDLRDIWKAALRGKVEENGSSGKLGKIFTVLGRQAIEHSLDQITAEINVIGRRLQSANTKVVAVCLTDSVELLASIFAGAFYGFKVVIVPHNLAAEKLSGLLQKAQADTLIAEAGGVDLAQVAAKNKQLSHVVWVAKIGSRHMDWNDVPKEVEGRLDVAVWHELVDEKKELTGLEVPEWDPNSQSPPLSTLWGEEFVEYRPESLVAGIAGLIYALPRTQRLNSGDLVLSIDSLSRMYPLCQVLAALFTNASVALNSVAGGNVDFALATVGVSPTVIIASSRTISEYYAKFMKPHSGFFSSAARWFQVRSLDSGNMPSRGFFSRLATVGPTAELSLDRLRLLCIAHRVDEGSEVRLDYEQLTDLRVLTGARVVYALTGPGVAGAISQTNVFDYRRFQGLSHFGAPLSTVEIHLTNVSENTEQGQLTITGPSVVSGRTTLPVQACIRDDNTFDLCS, from the exons ATGGCATCAGGAGCGTCGATACCTGAACAACTGGATGGCTTGCTCAGTGATGTGCTAGCTGACTGGAACGTTTACACCAGCTTAATCGCCGGCGCTATTGTCACCCTCGCCGTCGTTTCTTTTGTTACCTCGAAAGACCCGGAAATCCATCCATTCTTACTTGCTCGCCAATCCACCGCCTTTCCCGTCCGACAACCCGGCGAGTCTGCTGCGTATAGGAGCCTGGAGACCCCGCATGGGTTCCCCCTCAGAGCTGGCCTAAATGTGAAGGATCCCGGGGCGCCGAAGTGGACAAGTGGACGAAATGGCGACCTGCGTGATATATGGAAGGCCGCGCTGCGTGGAAAGGTTGAAGAAAATGGCTCGTCCGGTAAACTGGGCAAGATATTTACAGTGCTCGGAAGACAAGCAATAGAACACTCGTTGGACCAAATCACAGCGGAAATCAATGTGATAGGAAGACGTCTACAATCTGCTAACACGAAAGTTGTCGCTGTTTGTTTGACTGACTCTGTTGAGCTGCTGGCCTCTATCTTCG CTGGAGCTTTCTATGGATTCAAGGTCGTCATTGTCCCCCACAACCTCGCTGCCGAGAAATTGTCTGGACTGTTGCAGAAGGCGCAAGCAGATACGCTGATTGCCGAGGCGGGCGGCGTCGACCTGGCCCAGGTGGCTGCGAAAAACAAGCAACTTTCTCATGTTGTGTGGGTTGCGAAAATTGGAAGCAGACATATGGACTGGAATGATGTACCCAAGGAAGTCGAAGGCCGCCTAGATGTGGCTGTATGGCATGAGCTcgttgatgagaagaaagAATTGACCGGGCTGGAAGTTCCCGAATGGGACCCTAactctcaatctcctcctttGTCCACGCTTTGGGGAGAAGAATTTGTGGAATATAGGCCGGAG AGTCTGGTGGCAGGTATTGCGGGCTTGATTTACGCCCTGCCTCGGACACAGCGGCTGAACAGTGGGGATTTGGTTCTCTCAATCGATTCTCTTTCGCGGATGTACCCTCTATGCCAGGTTTTGGCCGCTCTTTTCACCAATGCTTCAGTGGCGCTCAATTCTGTTGCTGGAGGAAACGTTGATTTTGCTCTTGCTACCGTTGGAGTATCCCCCACTGTCATTATCGCATCCTCCCGTACGATATCCGAGTACTACGCCAAGTTTATGAAGCCGCACTCTGGATTTTTCTCCTCCGCTGCCCGTTGGTTCCAGGTGCGGTCACTTGACTCTGGGAATATGCCATCTCGGGGATTTTTCAGTCGGCTGGCCACTGTTGGGCCAACTGCAGAGCTTTCCCTTGATAGACTTCGTCTGCTTTGCATTGCGCACCGGGTCGACGAAGGCTCAGAAGTTCGTCTCGATTATGAGCAACTGACCGACCTTAGGGTCCTCACCGGGGCGCGTGTTGTTTATGCTTTGACTGGCCCGGGAGTTGCTGGCGCCATTTCACAGACAAATGTCTTCGACTATCGTCGCTTTCAAGGGCTTAGCCATTTTGGTGCACCCTTGAGCACGGTCGAAATCCATCTCACCAACGTTTCTGAAAATACGGAGCAAGGACAG CTCACGATTACCGGGCCATCGGTGGTTTCTGGTAGGACGACGTTGCCTGTACAGGCTTGTATTCGGGATGACAATACCTTTGATCTATGCTCTTGA